A genomic segment from Sphingopyxis sp. DBS4 encodes:
- the recA gene encoding recombinase RecA, translated as MAGQLSLVESGKSVNGTDRQKALDAALAQIDRAFGKGSVMKLGSKEAMQVEAVSTGSLGLDIALGVGGLPRGRVIEIYGPESSGKTTLALHCIAEAQKMGGTAAFVDAEHALDPVYAKKLGVDIDELIVSQPDTGEQALEIVDTLVRSNAIDVLVVDSVAALVPRAEIEGEMGDSHVGLQARLMSQSLRKLTGSISRSRCMVIFINQLRMKIGVMYGNPETTTGGNALKFYASVRLDIRRTGQIKNGDEIVGNTTRVKVVKNKVAPPFKQVEFDIMYGQGISKIGEILDLGVKAGLVEKSGAWFSYDSIRIGQGRENAKTFLTENPELMQRLESAIRTRTDAVAEEMMTGPDDDGDD; from the coding sequence ATGGCCGGACAATTGTCACTCGTCGAATCGGGGAAATCAGTGAACGGAACGGACAGGCAGAAGGCGCTCGACGCCGCGCTCGCGCAGATCGATCGCGCGTTCGGTAAGGGCTCGGTGATGAAGCTGGGCTCGAAGGAAGCGATGCAGGTGGAGGCGGTTTCGACCGGCTCGCTTGGGCTCGACATCGCCTTGGGAGTCGGCGGCCTGCCGCGCGGCCGCGTCATCGAAATCTATGGCCCTGAAAGCTCGGGCAAGACCACGCTCGCGCTGCACTGCATCGCCGAAGCGCAGAAGATGGGCGGCACCGCGGCCTTCGTCGACGCCGAACATGCGCTCGACCCCGTCTATGCGAAGAAGCTCGGCGTCGACATCGACGAACTGATCGTGTCGCAGCCCGACACCGGCGAGCAGGCGCTGGAGATCGTCGATACGCTGGTGCGCTCGAACGCGATCGACGTCCTCGTCGTCGACTCGGTCGCCGCGCTCGTCCCGCGCGCCGAGATCGAGGGCGAGATGGGCGACAGCCACGTCGGCCTCCAGGCGCGCCTGATGTCGCAGTCGCTCCGCAAGCTCACGGGATCGATCAGCCGCTCGCGCTGCATGGTGATCTTCATCAACCAGCTTCGCATGAAGATCGGCGTGATGTACGGCAATCCCGAGACGACGACCGGCGGCAACGCGCTCAAATTCTACGCCTCGGTTCGCCTCGACATTCGCCGCACCGGCCAGATCAAGAATGGCGACGAAATCGTCGGCAACACGACGCGCGTCAAGGTCGTCAAGAACAAGGTCGCTCCGCCGTTCAAACAGGTCGAATTCGACATCATGTACGGGCAGGGCATTTCCAAGATCGGCGAGATTCTCGACCTTGGCGTCAAGGCCGGGCTGGTCGAGAAATCGGGCGCCTGGTTCAGCTATGACTCGATCCGTATCGGCCAGGGTCGAGAGAATGCGAAGACCTTCCTGACCGAGAATCCCGAGCTGATGCAGCGCCTCGAAAGCGCGATCCGCACCCGCACCGACGCGGTGGCCGAGGAAATGATGACCGGCCCCGACGACGACGGCGACGATTGA
- a CDS encoding glycoside hydrolase family 108 protein — protein sequence MPRPDPSSCDADALIDAVIDREGRYVNHPADRGGPTCWGITEAVARSQGYAGAMRDLSRAEAASIYRRIYWLRSGFDKVALRAPKIAAELFDTGVNMGTGTAAGFLQRALNALNRAARDYPDIAVDREIGPRTLSALDGFLRARGKGGETVLLRAMEALQSERYIALAERRPSQEAFLYGWLANRIGSDGT from the coding sequence ATGCCACGACCCGACCCGTCGAGCTGCGACGCCGACGCACTGATCGATGCCGTCATCGACCGCGAAGGCCGCTATGTAAACCATCCCGCCGATCGCGGCGGCCCGACCTGCTGGGGAATTACCGAAGCGGTCGCGCGGTCGCAGGGCTATGCGGGCGCGATGCGCGACCTGTCGCGCGCCGAGGCGGCATCGATCTATCGCCGCATCTACTGGCTGCGCTCCGGTTTCGACAAGGTCGCGCTCCGCGCCCCGAAAATCGCTGCCGAACTGTTCGATACCGGCGTCAACATGGGCACCGGCACCGCCGCGGGTTTCCTTCAGCGCGCGCTCAACGCGCTCAACCGCGCCGCGCGTGACTATCCCGACATCGCGGTCGACCGCGAGATCGGCCCGCGCACGCTGTCCGCGCTCGACGGCTTCCTTCGGGCACGCGGCAAGGGCGGCGAAACCGTCCTCCTGCGCGCGATGGAGGCGCTGCAGAGCGAACGCTACATCGCGCTTGCCGAGCGCCGCCCGAGCCAGGAGGCTTTCCTCTACGGCTGGCTGGCCAACCGCATCGGTTCGGACGGCACCTGA
- a CDS encoding glutathione S-transferase family protein — protein sequence MSLIVHHLNNSRSQRILWLLEEIGAPYEIKFYDRDPETNLAPPELLAVHPLGKSPVIEDDGKVITESGAIVEYLCERHGGGALVPERGTDDHIRHLEWMHFAEGSAMTPILLRLYTARLGAAAAPLEARIAQQLDSHFAYMENRVSDAGHFIGSGLSAADVMLSFPAEVAIMQGMAPRYPKLANFVNACHDRPAWRRARDKGGAYYGY from the coding sequence ATGAGCCTGATCGTCCATCACCTGAACAACAGCCGATCGCAGCGCATATTGTGGCTGCTCGAGGAAATCGGCGCGCCCTATGAGATCAAATTCTACGACCGCGATCCGGAGACCAATCTCGCCCCGCCCGAACTGCTCGCTGTGCATCCGCTGGGCAAGTCGCCGGTGATCGAGGACGACGGCAAGGTGATTACCGAATCGGGCGCGATCGTCGAATATCTCTGCGAGCGCCATGGCGGCGGCGCTCTGGTTCCCGAACGCGGCACCGACGATCATATCCGCCACCTCGAATGGATGCATTTCGCCGAGGGGTCGGCGATGACGCCGATCCTGCTGCGCCTCTACACCGCGCGGCTCGGCGCGGCCGCGGCGCCGCTCGAAGCGCGCATCGCGCAGCAGCTCGATTCGCATTTCGCCTATATGGAAAACCGGGTGAGCGATGCGGGTCATTTCATCGGCTCCGGCCTGTCGGCGGCCGACGTGATGCTGAGCTTTCCGGCCGAGGTCGCGATCATGCAGGGCATGGCGCCGCGCTATCCAAAGCTCGCGAATTTCGTGAACGCCTGTCACGACCGGCCGGCATGGCGGCGCGCGCGCGACAAGGGCGGGGCCTATTATGGCTATTGA
- a CDS encoding NADPH:quinone oxidoreductase family protein translates to MRALQVRELLPGHAGAALADLPVPEPGPGEVRVRVRAAAINFPDLLMTRGDYQLKPDLPFVSGLEFAGEVDAVGEGVSGWQAGDAVVGGNRFGAMAEYAVVPAAALRRKPEALGWDEAAAYPVAYLTAYVALVRCARIEPGETLLVHGAAGGVGLATVDLAKALGVRVIAAASSAAKRDAITRSYAPDAMIAAEPGFREAVKALTGGKGADVIFDPVGGDVFDESTRCIAFGGRLLVIGFASGRIPEVSVNIPLIKGFSVVGVRAGEYGRRFPERGAENVAAIDALAAAGRIRPHVHAALDLADWREGFAMLERREVVGKVVLRP, encoded by the coding sequence ATGCGGGCTTTGCAGGTGCGCGAACTTCTGCCCGGCCATGCGGGCGCCGCGCTCGCCGACCTGCCGGTTCCCGAGCCGGGGCCGGGCGAGGTGCGGGTGCGGGTGCGCGCGGCAGCGATCAATTTCCCCGACCTGCTGATGACGCGCGGCGACTATCAGTTGAAACCCGACCTGCCGTTCGTGTCGGGGCTGGAGTTCGCGGGCGAGGTCGATGCGGTGGGTGAGGGCGTGTCCGGCTGGCAAGCGGGCGACGCGGTCGTCGGCGGCAATCGCTTCGGCGCCATGGCCGAATATGCTGTCGTTCCGGCGGCAGCGCTGCGGCGTAAGCCCGAAGCGCTGGGTTGGGACGAAGCCGCCGCCTACCCGGTCGCTTATCTGACCGCTTATGTCGCGCTTGTCCGCTGTGCGCGGATCGAGCCGGGCGAAACCTTGCTCGTCCACGGTGCGGCGGGCGGCGTCGGGCTGGCGACGGTCGACCTCGCCAAAGCGCTCGGCGTACGGGTGATCGCGGCGGCGAGCAGCGCGGCCAAACGCGATGCGATCACGAGGTCCTACGCCCCCGATGCCATGATCGCGGCCGAGCCCGGTTTCCGCGAGGCGGTGAAGGCGCTGACCGGCGGCAAGGGGGCCGATGTCATCTTCGATCCGGTCGGCGGCGACGTCTTCGACGAATCGACGCGCTGCATCGCCTTCGGCGGGCGCCTGCTGGTGATCGGCTTTGCGTCGGGGCGCATCCCCGAGGTGTCGGTGAACATACCGCTGATCAAGGGCTTTTCGGTCGTCGGGGTGCGCGCTGGCGAATATGGCCGGCGCTTTCCCGAGCGCGGCGCGGAGAATGTCGCGGCGATCGACGCGCTCGCGGCCGCGGGACGGATTCGCCCGCACGTCCACGCCGCGCTCGACCTCGCCGACTGGCGCGAGGGCTTCGCGATGCTCGAACGGCGCGAGGTGGTGGGAAAGGTCGTGCTGCGGCCGTGA
- the alaS gene encoding alanine--tRNA ligase: MTSTNDIRRSFLDYFGEAGHHIEASAPLVPYNDPTLMFVNAGMVPFKNVFTGLEKRPYSTATSSQKCVRAGGKHNDLDNVGYTARHHTFFEMLGNFSFGDYFKEQAITHAWTLLTKDWGLPAEKLTATVYHTDDEAFDLWRKISGLPEERIIRIPTSDNFWSMGDTGPCGPCSEIFYDHGDHIWGGPPGSPEEDGDRFVEIWNLVFMQYEQLPGGERLDLPRPSIDTGMGLERIAAVMQGVHDNYDTDTFKALIAASVDLTGVPAEGATQASHRVIADHLRASSFLVADGVLPSNEGRGYVLRRIMRRAMRHAHLLGAKDPLMHRLLPSLTAEMGVAYPELIRAQPLIAETLEREETKFRQTLDKGLRLLDEATVGMGKGDTLPGETAFKLYDTYGFPYDLTEDALRTQDIAVDRAGFDAAMAQQKAAARAAWKGSGDKASDEIWFDLAEANGSTEFTGYTSTAGEATVIGLVRDGKPVDAAQVGDEVVVLTNQTPFYGESGGQMGDAGTIATLEGAKASVSDTGKPLGRLHTHQAKLEAGTLKVGDTVQLTVDAARRDRIRANHSATHLLHAALRNRLGGHVTQKGSLVAEDRFRFDFSHPKALTPEEIATIEADVNAQIRANEAVTTRLMTPEDAIAAGAMALFGEKYGDEVRVLSMGKADDHSYSVELCGGTHVRALGDIALFKIVGESAVSSGVRRIEALTGEAARQWLNARDEALKSAAAALKTSPDEVPARVVALAEQLKKAERELADAKKALALGGVGGGGGAASGAPAVKQVGDTAFLAQVVDGLDPKELRGTVDGLKKQVGSGVAMLVAVNDGRASVAVGVTDDKTGSHNAVDLVKAAVAALGGQGGGGRPDMAQGGGPDGKAADDAVAAVIAALAATI, from the coding sequence ATGACATCGACCAACGACATTCGCCGCTCTTTCCTCGACTATTTCGGGGAGGCGGGACATCATATCGAAGCTTCGGCGCCGCTGGTGCCGTACAATGATCCGACGCTGATGTTCGTCAACGCGGGCATGGTGCCGTTCAAGAATGTCTTCACGGGGCTGGAGAAGCGCCCCTACAGCACCGCGACCTCGTCGCAGAAATGCGTGCGCGCGGGCGGCAAGCACAACGACCTCGACAATGTCGGCTACACGGCGCGGCACCATACCTTCTTTGAAATGCTGGGGAATTTCTCCTTCGGCGATTATTTCAAGGAGCAGGCGATCACGCACGCCTGGACGCTGCTGACCAAGGATTGGGGGCTGCCGGCGGAGAAGCTGACCGCGACCGTCTATCATACCGACGACGAGGCGTTCGACCTGTGGCGCAAGATTTCGGGGCTGCCCGAGGAGCGCATCATCCGCATCCCGACCAGCGACAATTTCTGGTCGATGGGCGACACCGGGCCGTGCGGTCCGTGCAGCGAAATCTTCTATGACCACGGCGACCATATCTGGGGCGGCCCGCCGGGATCGCCGGAGGAAGACGGCGACCGCTTCGTCGAGATCTGGAATCTGGTGTTCATGCAATATGAGCAGCTTCCGGGCGGCGAACGGCTCGACCTGCCGCGGCCGAGCATCGACACCGGCATGGGGCTGGAACGCATCGCGGCGGTGATGCAGGGTGTTCACGACAATTACGACACCGATACCTTCAAGGCGCTGATTGCGGCGTCGGTCGACCTGACCGGGGTGCCCGCCGAGGGCGCGACGCAGGCGAGCCACCGCGTGATCGCCGACCATCTTCGCGCGTCGAGCTTCCTTGTCGCCGACGGGGTGCTGCCGTCGAACGAGGGGCGCGGCTATGTGCTGCGACGGATCATGCGCCGCGCGATGCGCCACGCGCACCTGCTCGGCGCCAAGGATCCGCTGATGCACCGGCTGCTGCCGTCGCTGACTGCCGAGATGGGCGTCGCCTATCCCGAGCTCATCCGCGCCCAGCCGCTGATTGCCGAGACGCTGGAGCGCGAGGAGACCAAATTCCGCCAGACGCTCGACAAAGGGCTGCGCCTGCTCGATGAGGCGACGGTGGGCATGGGCAAGGGCGACACGCTGCCCGGCGAAACGGCGTTCAAGCTCTACGACACCTACGGCTTTCCCTATGACTTGACCGAGGATGCGTTGCGCACGCAGGACATCGCGGTCGACCGCGCGGGCTTCGATGCGGCGATGGCGCAGCAGAAGGCGGCGGCGCGCGCGGCGTGGAAGGGCAGCGGCGACAAGGCGTCGGACGAAATCTGGTTCGACCTCGCCGAAGCGAACGGCAGCACCGAATTCACCGGCTATACCTCGACCGCGGGCGAGGCGACGGTGATCGGGCTGGTGCGTGACGGCAAGCCGGTCGACGCGGCGCAGGTCGGCGACGAGGTCGTCGTGCTCACCAACCAGACGCCTTTTTATGGCGAGAGCGGCGGCCAGATGGGCGACGCGGGGACGATCGCGACGCTGGAGGGCGCCAAGGCGAGCGTCAGCGACACCGGCAAGCCGCTCGGCCGCCTGCACACGCATCAGGCGAAGCTGGAAGCGGGGACGCTGAAGGTCGGCGACACGGTGCAGCTTACCGTCGACGCCGCGCGGCGCGACCGCATCCGCGCCAATCACAGCGCGACCCACCTGCTGCACGCGGCGCTGCGTAATCGGCTGGGCGGGCATGTGACACAGAAGGGCAGCCTGGTCGCCGAGGATCGCTTCCGCTTCGACTTCTCGCATCCGAAAGCGCTGACGCCCGAAGAAATCGCGACGATCGAGGCCGACGTCAACGCGCAGATCCGCGCCAACGAAGCGGTGACGACGCGGCTGATGACGCCCGAAGACGCGATCGCGGCGGGCGCGATGGCGCTGTTCGGCGAGAAATATGGCGACGAGGTGCGCGTGCTCAGCATGGGCAAGGCCGACGACCACAGCTATTCGGTCGAACTTTGCGGCGGGACGCACGTCCGCGCACTCGGCGACATCGCGCTGTTCAAGATCGTCGGCGAAAGCGCGGTCTCGTCGGGCGTTCGCCGCATCGAGGCGCTGACCGGTGAGGCGGCGCGGCAATGGTTGAATGCTCGCGACGAAGCGCTGAAAAGCGCGGCGGCGGCGCTCAAGACCTCGCCCGACGAGGTGCCGGCGCGCGTCGTGGCGCTCGCCGAGCAACTCAAGAAGGCCGAGCGTGAACTCGCGGATGCGAAGAAGGCGCTGGCGCTCGGGGGTGTAGGGGGCGGCGGCGGAGCGGCGAGCGGCGCGCCGGCGGTCAAGCAGGTCGGCGACACCGCCTTCCTCGCGCAGGTCGTCGACGGGCTCGACCCCAAGGAATTGCGCGGCACGGTCGACGGGCTCAAGAAGCAGGTCGGCAGCGGCGTCGCGATGCTCGTTGCGGTCAACGACGGGCGCGCGTCGGTCGCGGTCGGGGTGACCGACGACAAGACCGGCAGCCATAATGCCGTCGATCTCGTCAAGGCCGCGGTCGCCGCGCTCGGCGGGCAGGGCGGCGGCGGACGGCCCGACATGGCGCAGGGCGGCGGACCCGACGGCAAGGCCGCCGACGATGCGGTCGCGGCGGTGATCGCGGCGCTGGCAGCGACCATTTGA
- a CDS encoding SRPBCC family protein, producing MKPTKKTRRTDHAERLIAAALPDVFAAFTSAAKLARWLPPEGATGTFDHCDLRAGGGFRLRLTFDDPDIETKSDDDSDIVEVHIPTLDDGRLIVWEVEFESDDPRFSGTMAMHWYLSRKGGGTLVTIDAHQVPPGISAKDHQAGLNSSLANLAAVVE from the coding sequence TTGAAACCGACGAAGAAGACGCGGCGCACCGATCACGCCGAACGACTGATCGCGGCGGCGCTGCCCGATGTGTTCGCGGCCTTCACCAGCGCCGCGAAATTGGCGCGCTGGCTGCCGCCCGAGGGTGCGACCGGGACGTTCGATCATTGCGACCTTCGCGCAGGGGGCGGGTTCCGGCTGCGGCTGACGTTCGACGATCCCGATATCGAGACCAAGAGCGACGACGACAGCGACATCGTCGAGGTGCATATCCCGACGCTCGACGACGGGCGGCTGATCGTGTGGGAAGTCGAGTTCGAGTCCGACGACCCGCGCTTTTCTGGGACGATGGCGATGCACTGGTATCTGTCGCGAAAGGGCGGCGGCACGCTGGTGACGATCGATGCGCATCAGGTGCCGCCTGGGATTTCGGCGAAGGATCATCAGGCGGGGCTGAATTCGTCGCTCGCCAATCTGGCGGCGGTGGTGGAATAG
- a CDS encoding holin family protein: MSIIEGLIGPIAKLIDKIIPDPEARDRAKLELLKLEGSQEMEAIKTQMTAIVAEANSADPWTSRARPSFLYVMYALLLWAIPMGLIAAARPDMAKSIAEGMNAYLAGIPEPLYALFGTGYLGYTAARAWGQAKGVNG, translated from the coding sequence ATGAGCATCATCGAAGGCCTGATCGGCCCCATCGCCAAGCTGATTGACAAGATCATCCCCGACCCCGAAGCACGCGACCGCGCCAAGCTCGAACTCTTGAAGCTCGAGGGCAGCCAGGAAATGGAAGCGATCAAGACGCAAATGACCGCGATCGTCGCCGAGGCGAACAGCGCCGACCCCTGGACCAGCCGCGCGCGGCCGAGCTTCCTCTATGTCATGTATGCGCTGCTGCTGTGGGCGATCCCGATGGGCCTGATCGCGGCCGCGCGCCCCGACATGGCAAAGAGCATCGCGGAGGGCATGAACGCCTATCTCGCCGGCATCCCCGAACCGCTCTACGCACTCTTCGGCACCGGCTATCTCGGCTACACCGCCGCGCGGGCATGGGGTCAGGCGAAGGGCGTGAACGGCTGA